The Sulfurimonas sp. HSL3-2 genome segment GTCGAGAACCCGCCTGTAGATATAGTAGAAAAAGCATGATTTATGGCATCGAACCAGTTCATACCAAAGACCATTAACAGTACAAAATCCGCTATTGTCAAAAGAAGATAGACCTCCCAGAGTTTTATCGCGGTATCTTTGATCTTCGGAGATATCTTGTCCAGCGATATCCCTGTCGATTCCGCTTTAAAAAGGGTCAAGGAACCGTTGGGATTTAAAAGAGGAAGCAGTCCGACCCCGAGAACGATGATCCCCATACCGCCTATCCAGTGTGTCAGACTTCTATGAAACAAGATGCTGTGCGGCAGTACCTCGATATCTTGAAAAATAGTCGCTCCCGTCGTCGTAAAACCGCTTATCGATTCAAAAAAAGCATCCGCAAATCCGACATTGGTAAGCAAAAGATAGGGCATCGCTCCCGCTACTCCTAAAAGCAGCCATACAATGTTGACCGAGATGATGCTCTCTTTGATACTGAGTTTTATATCATGATCTTTTAGATAAGCGAATATCCCTACGTTAACAGCTAAAAAAGCAAGTATGGTAAGCAGATAAAGTGTGACATCTTCACCGTAGAAAAAACCGACGATAGGCGGGATAAGAAGAGTTGTAAATACGACTATCCCGACGATAGAAACAAATTTAAATATATTCTTTTTATTCACTGTCGTTTTGCTTTAGCCATGTCGTGATGAGTTTTGAGTCATCTTTTTTCATAAATGCGATGATAATATCGCCCTCATGCAGTTTGCCTATATCTTTGTAAAGGATAAATTTTTCATCTCTAAGAACGTAAAAACTTCCCTTTTTGTTTAATTTATCACTTATAAAAGGTTTTGTGTCTATAAGTTTTGAAGCCGAATAGATCTTTCTCAGACAAACAGTCCCTGCTCCGTTGCAGTACGCTTTTTGTGTGACAAGTTTTGTCGAGTTTATCTTTTCAAGTATGGTAAAGTAAGCGTTCATCTTCTCGCCGCGCACTACTTCTATGCCGAGTCTTCTCATCAGCGTCGCGTACTGGTTGTTGTTATAGATACCGACGATCTTTTTCACACCCTTTTGTTTTGCTTCTATACATTTTATGATGTTAAACTCATCATCGGTGGTCGCAGCCACGAAAAGGTCTATCTCTCCCGTAAAACTGTCTAACACTACATCAAGATTGTTATAGTTGCTTTTTATCACTTCTATGCTGTTTTTCAAAGTAGTGTTGGCATGTTGGCAGTTTTCCAGACTCTTATCTATCAATTTGATATTGAGACCTTTTTTTGCCAGTACTTTAGCTATCTCCATACCAAGCTGTGTTGCTCCGTAGATGATGCAGTTTTTTAGAGGCTTGTTATCTACCTCATCGCATATCTTCTCTCTTATAGAGTTCACCGCTTCTGG includes the following:
- a CDS encoding NAD-binding protein gives rise to the protein MNIVIAGAGKVGFFLAKELMEDNEVTLIDSNEGTIKNLEESLDVLTIYGDVEDPNLYKNIQKDVDLFVAVTNSDEVNLLSSLIIDNIVDVKKKIVRLRNNFFINDNIKRKLNISTMITPAIDVAQNFKYLIDFPHISNIKTFEQTEALLLSIRAHDEFGDTSIYDFIHKYNNKIVVAGIERKSQFFVPDETEMIQPRDVIYFFLFPEAVNSIREKICDEVDNKPLKNCIIYGATQLGMEIAKVLAKKGLNIKLIDKSLENCQHANTTLKNSIEVIKSNYNNLDVVLDSFTGEIDLFVAATTDDEFNIIKCIEAKQKGVKKIVGIYNNNQYATLMRRLGIEVVRGEKMNAYFTILEKINSTKLVTQKAYCNGAGTVCLRKIYSASKLIDTKPFISDKLNKKGSFYVLRDEKFILYKDIGKLHEGDIIIAFMKKDDSKLITTWLKQNDSE